A part of Marinobacter psychrophilus genomic DNA contains:
- a CDS encoding tripartite tricarboxylate transporter permease — METIGFLMDGFAVALTPYNLMFALFGAFVGTLIGCLPGLGPANGVAILIPLAFTLGLPPETAMILLTSVYAGAMYGGRISSILLNIPGDEPAMMTCLDGYPMAQQGRAADALAISAIASFAGSLIGTIGLIILAPVLARFALTFGPVEYFALFLLAFATLGGITGKNPMKTVIAAALGIMISTVGIDISTGTQRYTAGVLELYEGIDFILAIVGLFAISELLFFVEARMGKGRSKVKVGKLTLSFKEIVSTIPTQLRGGVLGFIAGVLPGAGASLGSFISYTLEKSVIGKKGRFGEGDIRGVVAPEAGNNGAASGALVPMLTLGVPGSGTTAVLLAMLISLNITPGPLMFTQNADIVWGVIAALLIGNVLLLILNIPMIGVFVRLLSVPPMYLLPIVTMVAFVGIYSISHSTFDLYFMIVFGVGGFILRKLEIPMVPIILGLLLGPEMEKNLGHALILSDGDWMTLWSSPLAIGLWLVAGLGLVLPTLVGPILRRRMRSSIKEGPVSD; from the coding sequence ATGGAAACTATTGGCTTTCTGATGGACGGGTTTGCGGTGGCGCTAACGCCGTACAACCTGATGTTTGCATTGTTCGGCGCCTTTGTCGGCACCCTGATTGGTTGCTTGCCAGGCCTGGGCCCGGCTAACGGCGTTGCCATTCTTATTCCGCTGGCCTTCACCTTGGGGTTGCCACCGGAAACGGCGATGATTCTGCTGACCTCGGTTTATGCCGGTGCTATGTACGGCGGGCGAATTTCGTCCATCCTGCTAAACATACCGGGCGACGAGCCAGCCATGATGACCTGCCTGGACGGTTATCCCATGGCGCAACAAGGCCGTGCGGCAGATGCTTTGGCCATTTCAGCGATTGCGTCCTTCGCGGGGAGTCTGATCGGCACGATAGGGCTGATCATATTGGCACCGGTGCTGGCGCGATTCGCACTGACCTTCGGGCCGGTGGAATATTTCGCTCTTTTTTTGCTGGCGTTCGCCACTCTTGGCGGCATAACCGGCAAAAATCCGATGAAAACGGTGATTGCTGCAGCGCTTGGCATCATGATTTCTACCGTGGGTATCGACATATCTACTGGCACCCAGCGTTATACCGCCGGTGTGCTGGAGCTGTATGAAGGTATCGACTTCATATTGGCGATTGTTGGGCTGTTCGCCATATCTGAGCTGTTGTTTTTTGTTGAAGCACGAATGGGCAAAGGCCGCAGCAAAGTGAAGGTGGGGAAACTGACGCTGAGCTTCAAAGAAATTGTGTCGACTATTCCCACCCAACTGCGCGGTGGTGTGCTGGGTTTTATTGCCGGTGTGTTGCCGGGGGCGGGTGCGTCTTTGGGTAGCTTTATCAGCTACACCCTTGAAAAGTCGGTGATCGGCAAAAAAGGTCGCTTTGGCGAAGGTGACATTCGCGGTGTTGTGGCGCCAGAAGCGGGCAACAACGGTGCGGCATCGGGCGCTTTGGTACCCATGTTGACCTTAGGGGTACCGGGTAGTGGCACCACGGCGGTGTTGCTAGCCATGCTGATTTCCCTGAATATCACGCCAGGGCCGTTAATGTTTACCCAGAACGCCGACATTGTGTGGGGAGTGATCGCAGCGCTGTTGATTGGCAACGTATTGCTGCTGATACTGAACATTCCGATGATTGGCGTGTTTGTTCGGTTGCTGTCGGTACCGCCTATGTATCTACTGCCGATTGTTACCATGGTAGCGTTTGTGGGTATTTACTCCATTAGCCACAGCACCTTTGATCTGTACTTCATGATTGTGTTTGGAGTTGGCGGGTTTATTCTGCGCAAACTGGAAATTCCCATGGTTCCCATTATTCTAGGCCTGCTGTTGGGGCCAGAAATGGAAAAGAACCTGGGTCACGCGTTGATATTGTCTGACGGAGACTGGATGACACTCTGGTCTAGCCCTTTGGCCATTGGTTTGTGGCTGGTTGCTGGTTTGGGCCTGGTGCTGCCAACGCTGGTCGGGCCAATATTACGCCGGCGCATGCGTTCTTCCATCAAGGAGGGCCCAGTGAGCGATTAA
- a CDS encoding tripartite tricarboxylate transporter TctB family protein produces the protein MTGMGDRILGLCLLVVAVAYGWVAQQWPEPFGGAEGVGPETFPTILAIVLVVGSLYLMIKPDADAKWPVGKSALELVISIIVLVVYALLLEPLGFIISTTLAVGVLSWRMGAPPRRAFVTGLISAVVVFGLFNYGLSLSLPNGLLGGF, from the coding sequence ATGACCGGCATGGGCGACCGTATTCTGGGCTTGTGCCTGCTGGTAGTGGCGGTTGCCTATGGCTGGGTAGCACAGCAATGGCCTGAACCCTTCGGCGGTGCCGAGGGCGTAGGGCCAGAAACTTTTCCCACCATTCTGGCGATTGTGCTGGTGGTGGGCAGCCTGTACCTGATGATCAAACCAGACGCCGATGCCAAATGGCCGGTGGGAAAGTCCGCTTTGGAACTGGTGATTTCCATCATTGTGCTGGTGGTTTATGCACTGCTGCTTGAGCCATTGGGCTTTATCATATCCACCACGTTGGCTGTCGGCGTCTTAAGCTGGCGCATGGGTGCGCCGCCACGGCGGGCATTTGTGACCGGTTTAATCAGTGCCGTTGTGGTGTTTGGATTGTTCAACTATGGCTTGTCGCTAAGCCTGCCTAACGGCCTGCTGGGAGGCTTCTGA
- a CDS encoding Bug family tripartite tricarboxylate transporter substrate binding protein, protein MFIKRAITLAAAAAFSMSAMAWQPSGKVECLAPADPGGGWDFTCRSVGNVMQQLKLVEGSVQTVNMAGAGGGVAYAHTVSKRKNDDKLIVAASTATTTRLAQKQFPSMDASMVKWIGALGADYGIIAVSKDSEYQNLNQLMDALKKDPRAVKFAGGSARGGWDHLKVLIAAKAAGADKLPSIPYLSYNNGGEAMTQVVGGQVDAFTGDVSEATGFMESGDLRVLAVLSEERLPGKFGNIPTAREQGIDALGPNWRGFYMPKDTSKEAQQYWVEAMDTIYASEEWKAVMKSNGLIPFHPKAGEFESFVTNQVQDIENLSREIGLLK, encoded by the coding sequence ATGTTTATTAAAAGAGCAATAACACTCGCGGCGGCGGCCGCTTTTAGTATGTCTGCCATGGCCTGGCAGCCCAGCGGAAAAGTAGAGTGCCTGGCTCCGGCTGACCCGGGCGGCGGCTGGGATTTCACCTGCCGCAGTGTTGGCAACGTTATGCAGCAGCTTAAGCTGGTAGAAGGCTCTGTACAAACCGTCAACATGGCTGGCGCCGGCGGCGGCGTGGCTTATGCCCACACGGTTAGCAAGCGTAAAAACGACGACAAGCTGATTGTTGCAGCGTCTACCGCGACCACCACACGCTTGGCACAGAAGCAGTTTCCGAGTATGGACGCGTCCATGGTGAAGTGGATCGGCGCTTTGGGAGCCGACTACGGCATTATCGCCGTGAGCAAAGATTCCGAGTACCAAAACCTCAACCAGTTGATGGACGCGTTGAAAAAAGACCCGCGCGCGGTGAAGTTTGCTGGCGGCAGTGCTCGCGGCGGTTGGGACCACTTGAAAGTGCTGATTGCAGCAAAAGCGGCGGGTGCCGACAAGCTGCCTTCTATTCCTTATCTGTCTTATAACAACGGCGGCGAAGCCATGACTCAGGTAGTGGGTGGCCAGGTGGATGCCTTTACCGGTGACGTATCTGAAGCGACCGGCTTTATGGAATCGGGCGATTTGCGCGTACTGGCGGTGCTTTCCGAAGAACGTCTGCCGGGCAAATTTGGCAACATCCCTACGGCCCGCGAACAGGGTATTGATGCACTTGGCCCCAACTGGCGCGGGTTTTATATGCCCAAAGACACCTCGAAAGAAGCTCAGCAATACTGGGTAGAAGCGATGGACACTATTTACGCCAGCGAAGAGTGGAAAGCCGTGATGAAAAGCAACGGTCTGATTCCGTTTCATCCCAAGGCCGGCGAGTTTGAAAGCTTTGTAACCAACCAGGTGCAGGACATTGAAAACCTGTCCCGGGAAATCGGTCTACTAAAATGA